The following DNA comes from Candidatus Aegiribacteria sp..
GCAGCGGGAAGACGAAATCACCAGCTTTGTTCCTGTTGAGCACTGGCTTATAGAGGCAGAATTCCATCAGAATGATAATACTATCAAAGCTATGCTTTTCACCGTGGATGGGAAAAGGGTCGATAAACCAGGGAAAGCTCCCCGCTCATCCGATGAGGCTTTAGCTGTTCTCAACAGGATCACGGATCATGCAGGTGATTGGATCCTCTCCGGAATAAAGAAAAAGATTCGATCTGTAAAACCTCCTCCTCCGTTTATAACAAGTACGCTTCAGCAGTCAGCTTCTACCAGGCTTTCCTATTCACCCTCGAAAACTATGACAATCGCGCAGCAATTGTATGAAGGAATCGCTCTTGAACATAAGGAACGAAGCGGCCTGATCACATATATGAGAACGGATTCAGTTCGAATCAGTCCGGAGAGCATAAAGGAATGCAGGGAGTACATATCCCGAGAATATGGCAGCAACACGCTGTCGGAATCTCCCAACAGGTATCGAAGCTCGAAAGGATCACAGGACGCTCACGAAGCAATAAGACCTGTCAGTATGAAACTAACTCCTTCAACCATATCCACAGTTCTTACATCGCCTCAGCTTGCTCTTTACACACTCATATGGAATCGTTTCCTTGGTACACAGATGAAGGCTGCCGAGATAGAGAAGACCACATTTACCGTAACAGGAGCTGATCTGGAATTCAAATGTACTGGAGATCATCTTTTGCTGCGGGGGTACTCCGTAATTGATTCGGCATTCATTCGAATTGAGAAAGAACTTCCAGAAATGAAAAAGGGGAGCATCAATTTTAAATCGGCAACCAGGGAACAGAAATTTACTTCACCACCACCACGATTTTCTGAAGCCAGACTTGTGGCTGAGATGAAAAAACAGGGAATTGGCAGGCCATCAACATATGTGAGCACCATAAAGACACTGAAAAACAGGAAATATGTTGAAAAGGATGGGGGAGTACTAAAACCTACAGAACTCGGAACTACCACGGAGAGATTACTTATCAGGATGTTTCCGCATATTTTTGAAATCGGTTTTACTGCATCCATGGAGAATCTTCTGGACTCTATCGCAAATGGCGATGAATCTTACGTTGATGTTCTTAATAAAATGAATCTTCCTCTGGTATCCTCACTTGAGAAAGCGATGGCAACAGTTTCCGATGTAAGAAGCGATCTGCAGGAAGCTACAGAGGAGGTTTGTCCTGAGTGCGGTTCTCCACTAATTGTGCGGTGGGGGAAGTACGGCAAATTCAAAGCCTGTACGGCATTTCCAAAATGCAAATTCTCAAAACCGGTAAAGGAAAATTCTGCTGTGATATTTGAGGGCCGATCCTGCTCTGTCTGTGGCGGGAAACTGCTTCTGAATACCGGAAGGTACGGCAGATATCTGAGGTGTGAGAAATATCCTGATTGTGATCATTCGGAGCCTGTTCCCATAGGAGTATCCTGTCCGAAACAAGACTGCGGGGGAGAACTGGTTGAAAAAAGGTCCCGAACAGGGAGAGTATTTTTCTCGTGCAGCAGATATCCTGAATGCAAGTATGCGATATGGAACAAACCTCTTAATAGGATCTGTCCGAGGTGTGGCTTCCCAATACTGGAAGAGAGAAAGAAAGGTATCTGGTGTCCCAACTGCAAAAAGAGAATATCGAATTGATAGAGCAGTTCTGTCAGGATCTTCTCCATGGAAGAAAGTTTTCTGAACATACGATAAGAGCATATAGAGCCGATATGTGCCGCTATTACAAATGGTGCAGCTCAGACGATATTATTGAAAGTTTCAATACACTGAATCTTCGAAGTTATCTTCGTCATGAAGCCGG
Coding sequences within:
- the topA gene encoding type I DNA topoisomerase produces the protein MKNKKNLVIIESPAKARSLKSYLGEGYEIIASYGHVRDLPRNYIGVDEKKNFKPTYTILPDKRKIVAQLKMKASGISRIYLAADPDREGEAICWHLSQILEEDGRVFKRLRFNAITKDTVLKALKNPSVIDMQLVDAQQARRVMDRLVGYKISSYLQKIIGRGKSAGRVQTVVLRIIQQREDEITSFVPVEHWLIEAEFHQNDNTIKAMLFTVDGKRVDKPGKAPRSSDEALAVLNRITDHAGDWILSGIKKKIRSVKPPPPFITSTLQQSASTRLSYSPSKTMTIAQQLYEGIALEHKERSGLITYMRTDSVRISPESIKECREYISREYGSNTLSESPNRYRSSKGSQDAHEAIRPVSMKLTPSTISTVLTSPQLALYTLIWNRFLGTQMKAAEIEKTTFTVTGADLEFKCTGDHLLLRGYSVIDSAFIRIEKELPEMKKGSINFKSATREQKFTSPPPRFSEARLVAEMKKQGIGRPSTYVSTIKTLKNRKYVEKDGGVLKPTELGTTTERLLIRMFPHIFEIGFTASMENLLDSIANGDESYVDVLNKMNLPLVSSLEKAMATVSDVRSDLQEATEEVCPECGSPLIVRWGKYGKFKACTAFPKCKFSKPVKENSAVIFEGRSCSVCGGKLLLNTGRYGRYLRCEKYPDCDHSEPVPIGVSCPKQDCGGELVEKRSRTGRVFFSCSRYPECKYAIWNKPLNRICPRCGFPILEERKKGIWCPNCKKRISN